One Halichoerus grypus chromosome 1, mHalGry1.hap1.1, whole genome shotgun sequence genomic region harbors:
- the SMIM7 gene encoding small integral membrane protein 7: MIGDILLFGTLLMNAGAVLNFKLKKKDTQGFGEESREPSTGDNIREFLLSLRYFRIFIALWNVFMMFCMIVLFGS; the protein is encoded by the exons ATGATCGGGGACATCCTGCTGTTTGG GACGCTGCTGATGAACGCAGGGGCAGTGCTCAACTTTAAGCT GAAAAAGAAGGACACGCAGGGCTTTGGGGAGGAGTCGAGGGAGCCCAGCACAG GTGACAACATCCGGGAGTTCTTACTGAGCCTCAGATACTTTCGGATCTTCATCGCCCTGTGGAATGTCTTCATGATGTTCTGCATGATCGT